CCGAGATGGCGCCCATCGACGAGCACATGGCGGGCGGATTTGAAGCGGGCCATGGTGAGGCGGCCCTGCGGAATGAAGCTGCGCGGGACGACGCAGACATAGGATTCCGGAAACAGGCTTTGTTCGAGGACCCCGGCGAATAGCGCAGGGAAACTGCCGATCGCGACATCGACCTCGCCGGATTCGAGTTTCGCGATCAGCTTCTCGCCGCCGAGCGGCACCGCCTTGAAGCGCACGCCCGGCGCTTCCTGCCTTGCCCATTCGACGAGCCGGGGCAGGATGAGCAGATGGCCGACGTCGGATGCCGCGATATGGAAATTGCGATTGGCGGTTCTCGGGTCGAACTCCAGCGCACCGCTCAGGCGTGTCCGATAGAGCTCGAGCGCCTGCGCGACGGCCGGAGCGGCTGAGAGGGCAAGCGAGGTTGGCTCCAGACCGGCATGGGTGCGCACGAAAAGCTGGTTATCGAAATGCTCCCGCAACTGCTTGAGATAGCGGCTTACCGTCGGCTGCGGCATGTCCAGCGTTTCGGCGGCCAGGCTGACGCTTTTCGTCCGGATGATCGCCTCGAAGACCGTGAGGTGCGTGAACGACAGCATTAGCTCTCCCCGGCAGGAGGATGGCCTCCCCAAAATGCTCGATAGGCCGTGGCCGACGGAAAGGCCAGGCATATTCAAAAATCCAATCTGGCTTATTCACAAAGCGACGTGGTGGATGGTGTCCCCCGATGGTAGCGCCTGAGAGTGGCGTGGCGCCGGACAGCGGCTTCGGGGCGCCTCATCTTCTTCCTAAAACTAGTCTGGAGAGCGACCATGGAAACTCATCACATTTCAGGACTGCATCATATTACGCTTTGCACCGGTACCGCGCAGGGCGACATCGACTTCTTCGTGAAGGTGATCGGGCAGCGTTTCGTGAAGCGGACGCTGTTCTACGATGGCAGCATCCCGATCTATCACCTCTATTTTGCCGACAAGCTGGGCACACCAGGTACGGTGATGACCACTTTCCCCACCCGGCGCACCGGCCAGAAGGGCCGGAAGGGATCCAACCAGTTCACCGCCTGCACTTACGCGATCCCCAAGGGGTCGCTCGAATGGTGGATTGCCCATCTGAACAGGCACGGCATCGCGACAGGCGAACCGGGCGTGCGGTTCGGGCAGCGCTATGTCGGCTTCCTGCATCCCGATTGCGGCATTGAATTTGAAGTGCTGGAGGACGAGACCGACAATCGCGAGCCGTTCGACTCGCCCTATGTCCCGATCGAACATGCGCAGCGTGGCTTCCATAGCTGGACGGCCTCGGTGCGCGAGATCGAGGACATGGACATCTTCATGAACAGCCAATGGAACTTCGAGAAGATCGGACAGGAAGGCAATCGCCATCGTTATCGCGTGAAGGACAGCGACACGCCCGGCACGATCATCGATCTGGTGCATGAACCCGACCTGCGGCAGGGCAGCTGGACCATCGCCGAAGGCATCATCCACCACGGCGCCTTCGCGGTTCCGGACATGGATGTGCAAGCGCGCATCAAGTTCGAGACCGAAGGCATGGGCTTCACCGATTTCTCGGATCGCAAGAATCGCGGCTACTTTGAATCCATCTATGTCCGCACGCCCGGTGGCGTGATGTTCGAGGCGACCCACAGCCTCGGCTTCACCCATGACGAGGATGAAGCCACGCTCGGCATGGACCTCAAGGTCTCGCCGCAGTTCGACGATCGCAAGCATCTGATCGAGCAGGCCATGAACGACGATCCGATCGTCGTCTGACATGCGTTCCGGACTCGCCAGTCGAGCCCAATGCGTCCGGATGATCCTCAACAGCGAGGATCATCCGGAAGGCACGCGGACGATGGCAAGGTAGCGCGTTACCATGGGCGAACCTCCCTCGATCTTATCTGTCAGAGACACCAGCTCGTCGGCTGCGTTCCGGGAGGTCAGCCTTGACCCTGCTGCGCTGTCCGCAGTTCGAGACGAGCCTGATCCGCGTGCCATCGCACGGGAATCTCGGCCTGCGCCGCGCACAATGTCGCGCGTCGAGCGCGCGATCCTGTGTGCGCTTGCGTGCGGCACGGTTACCTATGCCGCCATTTGGGCAGGTGAATGGAGCTCAGGAGGGCGGCTTTACCTTGCCTCGATCTTCTCAACGGCTGTCCTGATCTCGACTTCGCCGACCCTGCGTCAGTGCCACCCGGCCAGAATCGTGGTGAGCCATGTCGGCTCGATGATGGTGGGCTTGATCGCCCGTATGTTCTTCCTGCCTACCCCGCTCACCATCGCCATCGCCGTCGGCATCGCGCTTTGCTTCGTGGTCATGTTCGACGCGCTGCATCCACCGGCTATTGCGAATGCCGCGATTGCGCTGGTCGCGCACGAAACCACGCCGGTGCTTCTGGCTCTTGCGGCCATATCGTCATTCATGCTGGCTGCTGCCGCGGCAGCCGCCGCCGCATTATACAACGCAAGCGCCGGCCAACCGTTGGCGCCCGCGGGTTTCTGGAAGAGGCGGCGTCGCTGACCGTTGCAACTTCGTCCCTGACGGACCGGGGGCGCCCATTGCCCGCATGCTGACGCAGGGAATGCTGTTCGATCTCATTCCCCCCCCCCCACCATCGTGATTCTCGAAGCGAGTCACGCGCCTTGTTTCTGCGCTGCGTGCCGAGGCGCCCGTTCCCGACTGGCCCCGGATCGTCATAAGCAGATGTCAAATGAATGTTTCGGAAGGATAAAAGCCGGACTGTTGAATTTTGCCTGTGAACGCAGTCCTGCTCGCCCTGGAACAAATGGCTATCAATTTGAGACAGTTACTCCAAAGTCTATTGGGGCAATCCATCAGGCATGATCGTTCATTTGTGCGGTGCAGTATGCAACGGTTCGTCGCACGAGGCACTCCAATTGCCTGCACAACTACTGACGTGACCCAGGCTGTTCATGTATCAGAAAGGTTAAGCTGAACAGGCAGGATATCCATGGCGCGCACCCGCAGCGCCATGCCGGAGATTTTACGAAGGTAAATGGAGAGGGTTCTGACAGCCGAAAACGCCATCACGCGGACGGTGGTCGGACGAAAAGCTGCGGTGATGCAGGCCCGACTGGTCGAATTTTGAAGGAGTAGCGTGATGAGTGTCATTTCCAAAAGCCCGAAATATCTTTTAATGCTGGCCCTGCTCTCCGGAGCGGCGGCGGGCAGCGTGTCCGCGCAGACGCAGACGCAGGAGCCGCCCTCGGCCGACGTCTCCGCGACATTCGCCGCCCCGGCCCAGATGACCGCAGGCCCTGAAATCAAGGGCTTCATTTCCGCGCGCAGCGGCGACAAGATGCAGGTCACGGCCGCCGACGGCACCAAGTCGGTGATCGTCATCAACGACGCCACCAAGATCAGCGCCAGCAAGGGCTTTTTCGGCCTCAGCCGCAGCAGGCTCGCCGCGACCTCGCTGCTCAACGGCGTGCCGGTCACCGTCAAGACGCTGCAATCGGGCGGCGGCCTGGTGGCGAGCCAGATCAATCTGCAGAACAAGGATCTCAGGACCGCGTCCATGATCCACAACGGCACCGAACAGGGCTTTGCCGAACAGACCGCGGCAACCGAGGCGCTGCGCGGTCGCATGGGCGAGATTGACCAGTATAATGTCAAGGCCACGACCAACGTGAATTTCGACACTGGCAAGGCCGTGCTGTCCGAACAGGCGAAGAACGATCTCTGCGCCGCGGCGACCAGCGCAGAGGGTGTGAGCAACGCCCTGATCCTCGTCGTGGGTTACACCGATTCCACGGGTGGCGACGAAATCAACCAGGTGCTCAGCGAAAAGCGGGCCAGCCGCGTCGTCAATTATCTGCAGCAGGCCTGCGGTTGGAAACCCTATCGCATGCTGACCCCAACCGGCATGGCCAAGGCGGACCCGTTGGCGAGCAACGACACGCCGGAAGGCAAGGCGCAGAACCGCCGTGTTGCGGTGAATATCCTTGTCAGCAAGGCCGTTGACGGTCTGTAAGATGCGCGGGGTGGGCATTGCCCACCCCCGTTTTCCGGGTTTGCAGCAGGCGTGAGGTTGGACGCGCCCGCCTCGCCGAATCGCGAAACGCTTTCCCAATAGCGCCACACTGGCTAGAGCGGCCCGATGATCGGCCGTCTTACCCTGAGCGATTTCCGCAACCATGCGGATGCGCTGATTGTCCCCGATCATGCCTTCATCGTGCTGACCGGCGAGAATGGCGCGGGCAAGACCAACATATTGGAGGCCGTGTCGATGCTGGCGCCGGGCCGGGGCCTGCGCGGCGGGGCCTTGCGCGACATGGTGCGGCAGGGCGGGGCGGGGGGCTTCGGCATCGCGGCTGAAGTGGATGGCGTGATGCTGGGGACCGGCGTGCTGGCTTCGGCTCCTGACCGGCGGCAGGTGCGGATCGGCGGCGTGTCCTCTTCCGCCAATGCGCTGGCGGATCATCTGGCGATCGTCTGGCTGACCCCGGCGATGGACCGGCTGTTCATGGACAGCCCTGGCGGCCGGCGGCGTTTTCTTGATCGACTGACGCTGGCGCTTCATCCCGCCCATGCCGTGCACAGCGCCCGCTATGAAGCGGCGATGCGGGCGCGCAACCGGCTGCTGGCCGACCTCTCCGTCGCCGATCCGAGCTGGCTGAGCGCGCTTGAAATCCAGATGGATGAGCATGGTACGGCCATCACCGCCGCCCGCGCCGATCTGGTCGCGCGCCTCAGCGCCTCGCTGGAGGGGCGGCCCGACCATCCCTTCGCCCGTCCCCTGTTGGCCATGGAGGGGGAAGAGGGCTGCGACGAGCCGTTGGGGCTTCGCCTTGCCCGCGAACGCCGCCGCGACGCCGCTGCCGGACGCACCCTGTCCGGACCGCATCGACAGGATTTGGCCGTCATCCACGCCGCCAAGGGTCAGGCCGCTGCGCTGTGTTCGACTGGCGAACAGAAGGCGTTGCTGCTCTCCATCCTGCTCGCCCATGCCGCGTTGGTGGCTGATCATCGCGGCCAGCCGCCGGTGCTGCTGCTCGATGAGGTGGCGGCTCATCTCGACCCGTCGCGACGAGCCGCTTTGTTCGAACGGCTGCGCGAAACCGGCGGTCAGGTCTGGATGACCGGAACAGAAGACAGTCTTTTCAGTGATTTACAGGAATCGACGCGATTCACGGTAACGGCTGGCCACGTCTATCGTTCCGCAGGTTGACGCGCCGCAACAACGGCTCGTCGCTCGCTGCTTTTCAACTCGTCTGGCGTCTGCCCTAAGACTTTATCACGGGGTTAGTTCCTAAAAAGAAGTCGGGGGTCGCAACGCATGATCGGTGGTTTTCGCGCTTTTGTCGCAGCGGCAACGCTCGCGCTCGGCGCCCTGATCACGACCCCGGCCGCTGCTGGCGTCCTCCAGTGCGCGCCCTTCGCCCGTCAGGTTTCCGGTATCGATCTGCATGGTAACGCCAACACCTGGTGGGGTCAGGCCGAGGGCCGTTATGACCGTGGCCATGAGCCGCGCGTCGGCGCCGTTCTGGCCTTCGCCGCCAGCCGCACCATGCCGGTCGGCCATGTCGCGATGGTCAGCAAGGTGATCAGCGATCGTGAAGTGCTGCTGACCCATGCCAACTGGTCCTATCGCGGTGGTATCGAGCGGAATGTGCGCGCGATCGACGTCTCGCCGAATAATGACTGGACCGATGTGCGCGTCTGGTACGGCCCGATCGGTGATCTTGGCCTGCGTTCCAACGCCGCCAAGGGCTTCATCTACGCGCACAAGTCGAACGACATGCCGGTGCAGATCGCCATGGCTGACCGTGCGACCGCCGGCAGCGACTCTGCACGCGGTGCTTTCTGACATTTTAACCAGTTTCTAAGAACCGCCGCCTAATCTCATCAGCGGTGGGGCGATTCTGACGCTTTTGGGGTCGCATGAAATTGGGAATGATGCGCTGGGCGGCCTTGCTGCTGGCCAGCCTGACAACGACGCCTGTGTGGAGCGCGACCGTGCTGCAATGCGTGCCCTATGCGCGCATCGTGTCCGGCGTTCAGCTCTATGGTGATGCGCTGACCTGGTGGGACCAGGCGGAAAATCATTACAAGCGCGGCCACGCCCCCCGCAAAGGTGCGGTGCTGGCCTTCCGTCCGGTCGGGCCGATGGTGCTGGGGCATGTCGCGGTGGTCAGCAAGGTGCTGGACGGCCGGCATGTCTTGATCCGCCACGCCAACTGGTCGGTGCCCGGCGCCATTGAGGAGGATGTGCTGGCGATCGACGTGTCGGAGGATGGCGACTGGAGCGAGGTGCGCGTCTGGCATAGCCCGACTGGCCAGATGGGCGCGCGGACCAATCCGACCTTCGGCTTCATCTATCCCGACAAGCCGCAACTGCATCCTTTCCGTTCCGATCCGTCGCTGGGCGGCGGCACGCGCTTTGCCGGCATGGACATGACCGGGGACGATCCGGAAGATGGGGGCGTGGCTTCGGCACGCAAGACGCCTGCCGTCGGCCAGCCGCGCCTTGCCATGGATATGCGCGCCATGCGCTATGCCGATGCGACGCCTTCCGTGCGTTCGCTCGGGGACATTATCGCGGATGTGAAGCGCGACGCAGCGTTGCGTTGATACCCGCCTGTAATACCAACGTCCGGAAAGCCTGACTCATAAGGGGTTGCCATGTCCGAGCGGTGCTGATTCAAGGTGGCAAACGAGCTGGAGTTTGTCATGCCGATCCCGCTTCGCGCCGACTTTGACGCTACCCTGGTGAGGGCCGCGGCCCGTAAATCGAAGGATGGCGCGCAAGCGCGGCGATTACTGGCGCTGGCGGCGATCTATGAGGGGTCGAGCCGTACCGAGGCGGCACGGATCGGCGGGGTGACGCTGCAGATCGTCCGCGACTGGGTGTTGAGGTTCAACGCGGCCGGACCCGATGGATTGATCGACCGGAAGGCGCCGGGCCAGCCCTCGCGCCTGAGCGCTGCCCACCGCGCAGCCCTCGTCGAGATGGTCGAACGGGGTCCGATCCCCGCCGTGCACGGCGTGGTGCGCTGGCGGATCATTGATCTGGCTCAGTGGCTATGGGACGAGTTTTCCGTCTCGGTTTCGAGGCCGACACTGAGCCGTGAGCTGCGGGCGCTGGGCTACCGCAAGTTGTCAGCCCGGCCCAAACATCATGCCCAGGATCCAGAGGCAATTGAGGCCTTCAAAAGGGGGGCTTTGCCGCCGAGCTGGACAAGGTCAAAGCGTGCCTCCCGCGGGGCACACCGATAGAAATCTGGTTCACGGACGAGGCCCGGATCGGACAGAAGAACAAGATCACGCGGCGCTGGGCCAAACGAGGGACGCGACCATCCGCGCCGCATGATCAGCGCACCAGCTCCGCCTATATCTTCGGCGCGATCTGCCCGCAGGAAGGCAAGGCTGCAGGCCTCATCCTGCCGTTCTGCAACACCGACACAATGAACCTGCACCTGGCCGAGATCTCACTGGCCGTCGCTCCTGACACGCACGCCGTGCTGCTCATGGACCAGGCTGGCTGGCATCTGACGCCCAAGCTCAACGTGCCCGGTAATATCTCGATCATCCCGATCCCATCGAAGTGCCCCGAGCTCAACCCGCAGGAGAATATCTGGCAGTTCCTGCGTGACAACTGGCTGTCGAACCGCGTGTTCAACTCCCACGAGGACATCGTCGATCACTGTTGCGACGCCTGGAACAGGCTCGTCGAACAGCCCGGGCGCATCATGTCGATCGGCCTGCGCGATTGGGCCCAGGGGTTCTGATCAGTGAATCTTGGTATAAGAGAAAAAAGGCGCCGCCTCGCCAGAGGCAGCGCCTTTTTCAGCTCAGGCGAAAAGCTTATTCGCCCTTTTCGGCGGCTTCGTCAGCGCCCTCGGCCGCATTTTCGAACCAGGCTTCGACCGGGCCGGACAGCTTGATCGTCAGCGGCTGGCCGTGGCGGTCGCGGGTCTTGCCCGCCGCGACGCGGACCCAGCCCTCCGAAAGGCAATATTCCTCGACATCGTTACGGACCCGGTCCTTGAACTTGATGCCGATGCCGCGCTGAAGCACGTCCATGTCGAAAAAAGGGCTTTTCGGGTTGGTGGAAAGGCGGTCGGGAGGGGTATCGCTCATGATAGTTCTGATCCTGTGAATTTCGTCGCGGACTAGCCCTTTGGTCGCCCCTGCGTCAACACTCCCGGCGTTTTGTCCACGTCGCAGAATATCCGGCGGATCACCCCCTGCGCCAGCCAGGATTCGAATCGCGCCTGCGCATCGGCTGCATCCAGGAAGGGATAGGCGACCGGTTGATCGGCGACGGCATGGCTGGCGGTGACGAGCCGCATCATCGCATCGGGCGCGGTGGTCAGGATTCGCCCCCGCCGGTCGGTGGCCGCGCTGTTGACGCCCACGACATGGCCGTCCTCGGCAAAGACCGGCCCGCCGCTGATGCCGGACAGCGTACCGTCGCCCATCGGGATCCGGCTATGTTCGGCCCAGGCAAGGACTGGCTGCGTCTCTTCCCCGGTTCCCCGCCGGGCACGGGCGGCGCCGATCAGTTCGGATATCACCAGCGTCGGCTCCCCGGCCGGGAAGCCCATATGATATCCGACCGATCCCGCCGGGGGCATGCGATCCGACAGCGGCAGGGCGTGGTCGCTCGCCAATCTGCTGCGCACCACCGCCGCATCGGCTTCACGGCTTTCGATCAGCCGCGAGACGGGCCGGGCAAAGCCGCCCGACTCGATGCCGACGCGGGTGCAGCCATGGGTGACATGCTGGGCGGTCAGCCAGGCACCGCCCCGGTCCACGGCAAAGGTCGTCCCCATGCTGTCGGAAGGGGGTTCGTTCCGTTCCTCGATCACGAAGCTCTCATCGCTCCATTGCGGCATCGGGCGGCGGGGCGAGCGTGGGTTGAAGGTTTCGACTTGCAGTGGCGGCGGCCGGGTGACTTCGCTGATCCACAGCAGGGCAAGGATGATGCCGAGCAGCCCGGGCAGACAGCCGAGGCGCGGGCGGTTCACCGGATCATCCCGCGATCGCGCCTGCGGTGAGGCAGGCGATGGCGGTCTTCATCATCGCCAGGAAGATGGCGGCGGAGCGTTCATTGGCTTCGATCCGGGCAGGCAGTTGGCCCAGCAGAAAATCGACGAAGCGAAAGGCGATAAGTTGCAGGATCAGCGTCACGCTGCCCCAGATCACGATGTCCCAGCTATTGACCGATCCCGCGAGGCAAAAGCCCAGCGGCACCGCCAGGCCGATCGCCGCGCCGCCCAGCGAGATGGCGGCGGCATCATTGCCTGCGCGGATCAGCGCGAATTCGTCATGCGGCGTGATCCACATATAAAGCGCCAGCGCCGCGATCCAGGCCAGTGTCGCGCAGGCCAGATGCAGCAGGAAGATCGGCAGGCCCGACAACAGGCTCTGGATGACGGGCATGGGATCGGTCATGGAACGAAGATGCCGCAAGCCGCCCGCCGGTTCAATCGGCGGACGGCGTAACATATCCATAATCCCCCTATGCGTTGAACACAGGGAGGATTTTATCGCTGTCAGTTACAGACGCGCACCCTCACGCGCCGGTCGCGATAATGACTGTAGCGCCATTCGGTCCAGCAACGCTGGCGATAATGACCGCGCCAACTGCGCCGGTCGCCCCGCCAATAACGGCGATCGTCATCGCGCCAGCCGCGGCGGTCGTCCCAGCGGCGATAGTCATCGCCCCGATAGCCGTCGCGATAGCCATAGTCGCCGCCATAATATTGCGCCTGCGCAGGCGCTGCGCCGATGCCCATGGCCGTGATCGCCAGCCCCAGCGCGGCCGCGCCCTTCCACAAGATGTTCATGTCTGCTTCTCCTCACATGCGCGCCCGTCGCCTGAGCAGCGGGGACATGAAGGGGAAGATGCACCGGGCCGACTGAACCGTCCGGGAACGGTTCCGTCAGCCAATATTCATGGTTAATCAGCGGCCTCGCAGTGCGGCCTCGGCCTCCAGCATATAATCGCGGGTGATCGGCAGGGATCGCCGGTCGCGGACATATTGGACCTGGTAATTCACCATGCCGCCATGTTCGAACACGGTCGCCGCGCCTGCCAGATAGAAGGTCCAGAGGCGGAAGAACCGTTCGTCGTAGAGCGCGACGATATCCGCCTTATGCGCCAGCGTCCGCCTGTACCATTCGCGGATGGTGAGGCCGTAATGCATGCGCAGCACCTCGACATCCGTGACCATCAGCCGGGTGCCTTCGCTGCCCTGGATCATCTCCGACAAGGCGGGGATATAGCCGCCGGGGAAGATATATTTCTGGGTGAAGGCGTCGGTGATGCCCGGCCCGTCGATCCGGCCGATGGTGTGGATCAGCATGACCCCCTCCGGGGTCAGCAGTTCGCGGCACTTGGTGTAGAAGGTGCGATAATCCTTGGTCCCGACATGTTCGAACATGCCGACCGACACGATGCGGTCGAACGGTCCCTCGATATCGCGATAATCGATCAGCTCGAAGCGCACATGGTCAGCCACGCCCGCGTCCTGCGCCCGTTGCCGCGCGACCTTCAGCTGTTCTTCCGACAGGGTGATGCCGGTCACGTCCACGCCGCAGGTGCGGTGCAGATAGAGCGCCATGCCACCCCAGCCGCAGCCGATGTCCAACACCTTCATGCCGGGCTTCAGGTGCAGTTTCGCGGCGATATGCGCCTTCTTGTCCTCCTGCGCCTGCTCCAGGCTGATGCCCGTTTCATTGTCGGCGTCGGGGAAATAAGCGCAGCTATATTGGCGGTCGCGGTCGAGGAAGAGTGCATAGAGCGCGCCCGACAGGTCGTAATGATGCGCCACATTGGCCTTCGACCGCGTGCGATGATTGGCGGCCCACAATTTGTGCCGGATCGTCTTGAAGCCACGTTTCAACGAGCCGAGATCGCTGACCGACTTGCCGGTTTCCCAGGCATTGTTCATGCGAACGAGCGAAATCAGTTCCATGATCCCGCCGCCCTCGATGGCCACCCGCCCGTCGATAAAGGCTTCGGCCATGCCCAGGCGCGGATCCTTGATGATGTCGAACGGCACTCGCGCATCGTGGAACTTCAGTGCCAGCGAGGGGAAGCCCGGTTCGGCCTTCCCGACCGTGATTTTTCTGCCGTCATGATAATGGATGGTAAGCTGGCCACGTGTGACCAGCCGATTGATGACCCGATCGAACAGTTTCATGCTGCTACCCTGTCAGGTCATTCCGTTGAGGTCAAATGCCGGCATACCAGTCATATCCGGCATGGTCCTCCCAGAAGCCGCCCTTGCCGTCGCCAATGCCGTCCAGGGAGGTAACCGCCTCTATCC
This region of Sphingobium sp. EM0848 genomic DNA includes:
- a CDS encoding LysR family transcriptional regulator, encoding MLSFTHLTVFEAIIRTKSVSLAAETLDMPQPTVSRYLKQLREHFDNQLFVRTHAGLEPTSLALSAAPAVAQALELYRTRLSGALEFDPRTANRNFHIAASDVGHLLILPRLVEWARQEAPGVRFKAVPLGGEKLIAKLESGEVDVAIGSFPALFAGVLEQSLFPESYVCVVPRSFIPQGRLTMARFKSARHVLVDGRHLGHIHEDVEKIISKLVGVRNITVMAESFLLSAHIAEQSRLILTAPSRLTDILKRDAVRILKPPVNLPGFQVKQYWHERFHEDAGHIWLRSILARFRALGPVPEAEPSSPG
- a CDS encoding ring-cleaving dioxygenase — translated: METHHISGLHHITLCTGTAQGDIDFFVKVIGQRFVKRTLFYDGSIPIYHLYFADKLGTPGTVMTTFPTRRTGQKGRKGSNQFTACTYAIPKGSLEWWIAHLNRHGIATGEPGVRFGQRYVGFLHPDCGIEFEVLEDETDNREPFDSPYVPIEHAQRGFHSWTASVREIEDMDIFMNSQWNFEKIGQEGNRHRYRVKDSDTPGTIIDLVHEPDLRQGSWTIAEGIIHHGAFAVPDMDVQARIKFETEGMGFTDFSDRKNRGYFESIYVRTPGGVMFEATHSLGFTHDEDEATLGMDLKVSPQFDDRKHLIEQAMNDDPIVV
- a CDS encoding HPP family protein, with the protein product MSRVERAILCALACGTVTYAAIWAGEWSSGGRLYLASIFSTAVLISTSPTLRQCHPARIVVSHVGSMMVGLIARMFFLPTPLTIAIAVGIALCFVVMFDALHPPAIANAAIALVAHETTPVLLALAAISSFMLAAAAAAAAALYNASAGQPLAPAGFWKRRRR
- a CDS encoding OmpA family protein encodes the protein MSVISKSPKYLLMLALLSGAAAGSVSAQTQTQEPPSADVSATFAAPAQMTAGPEIKGFISARSGDKMQVTAADGTKSVIVINDATKISASKGFFGLSRSRLAATSLLNGVPVTVKTLQSGGGLVASQINLQNKDLRTASMIHNGTEQGFAEQTAATEALRGRMGEIDQYNVKATTNVNFDTGKAVLSEQAKNDLCAAATSAEGVSNALILVVGYTDSTGGDEINQVLSEKRASRVVNYLQQACGWKPYRMLTPTGMAKADPLASNDTPEGKAQNRRVAVNILVSKAVDGL
- the recF gene encoding DNA replication/repair protein RecF, translating into MIGRLTLSDFRNHADALIVPDHAFIVLTGENGAGKTNILEAVSMLAPGRGLRGGALRDMVRQGGAGGFGIAAEVDGVMLGTGVLASAPDRRQVRIGGVSSSANALADHLAIVWLTPAMDRLFMDSPGGRRRFLDRLTLALHPAHAVHSARYEAAMRARNRLLADLSVADPSWLSALEIQMDEHGTAITAARADLVARLSASLEGRPDHPFARPLLAMEGEEGCDEPLGLRLARERRRDAAAGRTLSGPHRQDLAVIHAAKGQAAALCSTGEQKALLLSILLAHAALVADHRGQPPVLLLDEVAAHLDPSRRAALFERLRETGGQVWMTGTEDSLFSDLQESTRFTVTAGHVYRSAG
- a CDS encoding CHAP domain-containing protein, translating into MIGGFRAFVAAATLALGALITTPAAAGVLQCAPFARQVSGIDLHGNANTWWGQAEGRYDRGHEPRVGAVLAFAASRTMPVGHVAMVSKVISDREVLLTHANWSYRGGIERNVRAIDVSPNNDWTDVRVWYGPIGDLGLRSNAAKGFIYAHKSNDMPVQIAMADRATAGSDSARGAF
- a CDS encoding CHAP domain-containing protein, with amino-acid sequence MMRWAALLLASLTTTPVWSATVLQCVPYARIVSGVQLYGDALTWWDQAENHYKRGHAPRKGAVLAFRPVGPMVLGHVAVVSKVLDGRHVLIRHANWSVPGAIEEDVLAIDVSEDGDWSEVRVWHSPTGQMGARTNPTFGFIYPDKPQLHPFRSDPSLGGGTRFAGMDMTGDDPEDGGVASARKTPAVGQPRLAMDMRAMRYADATPSVRSLGDIIADVKRDAALR
- a CDS encoding IS630 family transposase (programmed frameshift); its protein translation is MPIPLRADFDATLVRAAARKSKDGAQARRLLALAAIYEGSSRTEAARIGGVTLQIVRDWVLRFNAAGPDGLIDRKAPGQPSRLSAAHRAALVEMVERGPIPAVHGVVRWRIIDLAQWLWDEFSVSVSRPTLSRELRALGYRKLSARPKHHAQDPEAIEAFKRGFAAELDKVKACLPRGTPIEIWFTDEARIGQKNKITRRWAKRGTRPSAPHDQRTSSAYIFGAICPQEGKAAGLILPFCNTDTMNLHLAEISLAVAPDTHAVLLMDQAGWHLTPKLNVPGNISIIPIPSKCPELNPQENIWQFLRDNWLSNRVFNSHEDIVDHCCDAWNRLVEQPGRIMSIGLRDWAQGF
- a CDS encoding DUF3297 family protein; amino-acid sequence: MSDTPPDRLSTNPKSPFFDMDVLQRGIGIKFKDRVRNDVEEYCLSEGWVRVAAGKTRDRHGQPLTIKLSGPVEAWFENAAEGADEAAEKGE
- a CDS encoding serine protease, with the protein product MNRPRLGCLPGLLGIILALLWISEVTRPPPLQVETFNPRSPRRPMPQWSDESFVIEERNEPPSDSMGTTFAVDRGGAWLTAQHVTHGCTRVGIESGGFARPVSRLIESREADAAVVRSRLASDHALPLSDRMPPAGSVGYHMGFPAGEPTLVISELIGAARARRGTGEETQPVLAWAEHSRIPMGDGTLSGISGGPVFAEDGHVVGVNSAATDRRGRILTTAPDAMMRLVTASHAVADQPVAYPFLDAADAQARFESWLAQGVIRRIFCDVDKTPGVLTQGRPKG
- a CDS encoding DUF350 domain-containing protein, giving the protein MTDPMPVIQSLLSGLPIFLLHLACATLAWIAALALYMWITPHDEFALIRAGNDAAAISLGGAAIGLAVPLGFCLAGSVNSWDIVIWGSVTLILQLIAFRFVDFLLGQLPARIEANERSAAIFLAMMKTAIACLTAGAIAG
- a CDS encoding cyclopropane-fatty-acyl-phospholipid synthase family protein; this translates as MKLFDRVINRLVTRGQLTIHYHDGRKITVGKAEPGFPSLALKFHDARVPFDIIKDPRLGMAEAFIDGRVAIEGGGIMELISLVRMNNAWETGKSVSDLGSLKRGFKTIRHKLWAANHRTRSKANVAHHYDLSGALYALFLDRDRQYSCAYFPDADNETGISLEQAQEDKKAHIAAKLHLKPGMKVLDIGCGWGGMALYLHRTCGVDVTGITLSEEQLKVARQRAQDAGVADHVRFELIDYRDIEGPFDRIVSVGMFEHVGTKDYRTFYTKCRELLTPEGVMLIHTIGRIDGPGITDAFTQKYIFPGGYIPALSEMIQGSEGTRLMVTDVEVLRMHYGLTIREWYRRTLAHKADIVALYDERFFRLWTFYLAGAATVFEHGGMVNYQVQYVRDRRSLPITRDYMLEAEAALRGR